In a single window of the Microbacterium sulfonylureivorans genome:
- a CDS encoding glycosyl hydrolase, producing MTAARTRLRALALLMCTAAVVAGCAPGASPSPAKEGWTAPGSSTDASAAVGALPVAQLAPAIVSRAAADIAPPTNRWYSGVAFGDVSERIFPFPLALDLQAGSFTVTLPRVAASAATIATEADAGVAVALPADTFTVVRATPVSVTARYALGEEVVGDLTTAEGWPVIAFTAARDVTLTIAGELRAAGSDTWTTSVDGRTYGVRAPDATVDAGAVRLPAGATAQWFAVPADSDAAAWSEALGDPVTEVEASFAVGDDTVSTRLRYLGTDATVVVPMPGRQTGPECALGTFETVYGLASACAGTALEWSVPRRDARADYDFSALDDGTRSALAKQVAADFAATGPPPADTYFGGKALARLAALLSLARSLGDAELAEVIADRLEVELEPWIDPEGCRTRDERCFVYDDVLRLVVGRTPSFGSEEGNDHHFHYGYFLTAAAALAEARPETVDALAPVMDVLAADVAAGTADATLPALRVFDPFRGHSWASGMAPFADGNNQESSSEAVAAWNGLALWARARGDADLERTAEWMLSSEVDAARTLWLDPDLAGIPPGFDHGMISLVWGGKREYATWFSAEPSAILGIQILPLGPLALDYLADDPALVAEHVAEAGGEAAFAGALGEYVLAYSALAGPEALAAAKEHAATLDGGALDDGTSLSALLAWLTAVDMGEGDSR from the coding sequence GTGACGGCCGCCCGAACGCGCCTGCGCGCTCTCGCGCTGCTGATGTGCACCGCCGCCGTCGTGGCCGGATGCGCTCCCGGCGCGAGCCCGTCACCGGCGAAGGAAGGATGGACCGCGCCCGGATCGTCGACGGATGCCTCGGCCGCCGTGGGCGCGCTCCCCGTGGCGCAGCTCGCTCCGGCGATCGTGTCGCGGGCGGCGGCGGACATCGCACCGCCGACGAACCGGTGGTACTCGGGCGTCGCGTTCGGCGATGTGTCGGAGCGGATCTTCCCGTTCCCCCTCGCCCTCGATCTTCAGGCAGGCTCGTTCACGGTGACGCTGCCCCGGGTCGCGGCGAGCGCCGCGACCATCGCCACCGAGGCGGACGCGGGCGTCGCGGTCGCCCTGCCCGCCGACACCTTCACCGTGGTCCGCGCCACCCCGGTGTCGGTGACGGCGCGCTACGCGCTGGGAGAGGAGGTGGTCGGCGACCTGACCACCGCCGAGGGCTGGCCGGTCATCGCCTTCACCGCGGCGCGCGACGTCACGCTGACGATCGCGGGCGAACTGCGGGCCGCCGGCTCGGACACGTGGACGACGTCCGTCGACGGACGGACGTACGGCGTGCGTGCGCCCGACGCGACCGTCGACGCGGGAGCCGTGCGGCTCCCCGCGGGGGCGACCGCCCAGTGGTTCGCGGTCCCGGCCGACTCGGATGCCGCGGCCTGGAGCGAGGCGCTCGGTGACCCCGTGACCGAGGTCGAGGCATCCTTCGCGGTCGGAGACGACACCGTCTCGACGCGCCTTCGCTACCTGGGGACAGACGCGACCGTGGTCGTGCCGATGCCCGGGCGGCAGACGGGGCCGGAGTGCGCGCTCGGCACCTTCGAGACGGTGTACGGCCTCGCATCGGCGTGCGCGGGCACCGCGCTCGAGTGGTCGGTTCCGCGGCGCGATGCCCGGGCCGACTACGACTTCTCCGCCCTCGACGACGGGACCCGATCCGCGCTCGCGAAGCAGGTCGCCGCGGACTTCGCGGCGACCGGGCCGCCCCCCGCCGACACGTACTTCGGCGGCAAGGCCCTCGCCCGCCTTGCGGCGCTGCTGTCGCTCGCCCGATCCCTCGGTGACGCGGAGCTCGCTGAGGTCATCGCCGATCGCCTCGAGGTCGAGCTGGAGCCGTGGATCGACCCCGAGGGCTGCCGCACGCGCGACGAGCGCTGCTTCGTCTACGACGACGTCCTGCGGCTCGTGGTGGGGCGCACGCCGTCGTTCGGGTCGGAGGAGGGCAACGACCACCACTTCCACTACGGCTACTTCCTGACCGCGGCCGCCGCGCTGGCCGAGGCGCGACCGGAGACCGTCGACGCGCTCGCTCCCGTCATGGACGTCCTCGCCGCCGACGTGGCGGCCGGGACCGCCGACGCGACGCTCCCCGCCCTCCGCGTCTTCGATCCGTTCCGCGGGCACTCCTGGGCCTCGGGCATGGCGCCCTTCGCGGACGGCAACAACCAGGAGTCGAGCTCCGAGGCCGTCGCGGCGTGGAACGGCCTGGCGCTCTGGGCCCGCGCCCGCGGCGACGCCGACCTGGAGAGGACGGCCGAGTGGATGCTGTCGTCCGAGGTCGACGCCGCCCGCACGCTGTGGCTCGATCCCGATCTCGCCGGCATCCCCCCGGGGTTCGATCATGGGATGATCTCCCTCGTCTGGGGCGGCAAGCGCGAGTACGCGACGTGGTTCAGCGCCGAGCCGTCGGCGATCCTCGGCATCCAGATCCTGCCGTTGGGACCCCTCGCGCTCGACTATCTCGCCGACGACCCGGCGCTGGTCGCGGAGCACGTCGCCGAGGCCGGCGGCGAGGCGGCGTTCGCGGGTGCGCTCGGCGAGTACGTCCTGGCGTATTCGGCACTCGCCGGGCCTGAAGCCCTGGCCGCGGCGAAGGAGCACGCCGCGACGCTGGACGGCGGCGCGCTCGACGACGGCACGTCGCTCTCGGCCCTGCTCGCCTGGCTCACCGCCGTGGACATGGGCGAGGGGGACTCGCGGTGA
- a CDS encoding stealth family protein, which produces MPSLSVVPTPQDTWSTLLDRTDVVLDGGLLHVVHDDVTPVQARTADLLLVAETLEAAGIEVTLIRHDRSVPALVVDVDARDAALAALAELGEREPLYMKQKGRTPQRATEARVHGDGPLAVRLYRPRISRDGGLRYGAGLGARLEFWRFGADLVEAPHDNALTRRLTPTDDLAFADVERHGRRWRTIDGMFDLQPHEFSEDVDLVFSWVDGSSSDFQRQRAARMAEYVVGEGDDGPARYRHVDELRYALRSVHMYAPWVRRIFIATDSPAPSWLRDHPKVTIVRSEEFWADPSTLPTHNSHAVEAQLHRIPGLAEHFLYSNDDMFFGRLSEPELFFTPAGVTKFVECEVRIGAGAPAPHRSGHDNGLRVNRALLKERFGRTIGRDLEHCATPLRKSVMAELEQVFPDDFARTAASRFRSSTDISVTNSLYHYYALMTGRAVATRQPRVRYVQTTLAASLGRMERLAERTDIDMFCLNDGGETEVPEQLRTRVLRASLERMFPVRAPWEREELSAAERSARSAHPSARG; this is translated from the coding sequence TTGCCCTCACTCTCGGTCGTACCGACCCCGCAGGACACCTGGTCGACGCTGCTCGACCGCACCGACGTCGTCCTCGACGGCGGGCTGCTGCACGTCGTGCACGACGACGTCACGCCCGTCCAGGCGCGCACGGCCGACCTGCTGCTCGTCGCCGAGACCCTCGAAGCCGCCGGCATCGAGGTCACCCTGATCCGCCACGACCGGTCGGTCCCCGCCCTCGTGGTCGACGTGGACGCGCGCGACGCCGCCCTGGCCGCGCTCGCCGAGCTGGGAGAGCGCGAGCCGCTGTACATGAAGCAGAAGGGCCGCACGCCCCAGCGCGCCACGGAGGCCCGCGTCCACGGCGACGGTCCGCTCGCGGTGCGGCTGTACCGTCCCCGCATCTCGCGCGACGGCGGGCTGCGATACGGCGCGGGGCTCGGCGCCCGCCTCGAGTTCTGGCGCTTCGGTGCGGACCTGGTCGAGGCACCGCACGACAACGCCCTCACCCGCCGCCTCACGCCCACGGACGACCTGGCCTTCGCCGACGTCGAACGCCACGGGCGCCGCTGGCGGACGATCGACGGCATGTTCGACCTGCAGCCGCACGAGTTCTCCGAAGACGTGGACCTCGTGTTCTCGTGGGTCGACGGGTCATCGAGCGACTTCCAGCGTCAGCGCGCGGCGCGGATGGCCGAGTACGTCGTCGGCGAGGGCGACGACGGCCCTGCCCGCTACCGCCACGTCGATGAGCTGCGGTACGCGCTGCGCAGCGTGCACATGTACGCGCCGTGGGTGCGACGGATCTTCATCGCCACCGACTCGCCGGCACCCTCGTGGCTGAGGGACCACCCCAAGGTCACCATCGTGCGCAGCGAGGAGTTCTGGGCAGACCCGTCCACGCTGCCGACGCACAATTCGCACGCCGTCGAGGCGCAGCTGCACCGCATCCCCGGCCTCGCCGAGCACTTCCTCTACTCCAACGACGACATGTTCTTCGGACGGCTGAGCGAGCCCGAGCTGTTCTTCACCCCCGCGGGCGTCACCAAGTTCGTGGAGTGCGAGGTGCGCATCGGCGCCGGCGCTCCCGCGCCCCATCGCAGCGGGCACGACAACGGGCTCCGCGTGAACCGTGCGCTGCTCAAGGAGCGCTTCGGACGAACGATCGGCCGCGACCTCGAGCACTGCGCGACGCCGCTGCGCAAGAGCGTCATGGCCGAGCTGGAGCAGGTCTTCCCCGACGACTTCGCGCGGACTGCGGCATCCCGGTTCCGCTCCTCCACCGACATCTCGGTGACCAACAGCCTGTACCACTACTACGCGCTGATGACCGGGCGCGCCGTCGCGACGCGGCAGCCGCGCGTGCGCTACGTGCAGACGACGCTGGCGGCGTCGCTCGGGCGCATGGAGCGCCTCGCCGAGCGCACCGACATCGACATGTTCTGCCTCAACGACGGAGGCGAGACCGAGGTCCCCGAGCAGCTGCGCACGCGGGTCCTGCGGGCGTCGCTGGAGCGGATGTTCCCGGTGCGGGCGCCGTGGGAGCGGGAAGAGCTCAGCGCGGCAGAGCGATCGGCTCGGTCGGCGCATCCGTCCGCGCGGGGCTGA
- a CDS encoding aldo/keto reductase, with amino-acid sequence MTEEPRYRAHGGDLHRPYTAADDRYDGAGFRPVGTSGLTLPPISLGLWWNFGDNIPFDNQRGLLRHAFDRGITHFDLANNYGPPYGSAETNFGRMMREDFAPYRDELIISSKAGYDMWHGPYGNGGSRKYILASAEQSLKRMSIDYVDIFYSHRVDPDVPIEETVGALDTLVRQGKALYVGISSYSAERTAVAASVARSLGTPLVIHQPAYSILNRWVEDGLTGILKQEGMGAIAFTPLAQGLLTDKYLGGGPAERAQQRSSVPDRSLSEKGLAKLRGLDVIAKERGQTLAQLAIQWVLRDPVVTSALIGASRPAQLDENLAALDGPGFTTEELEQIDALSDGIDVDLWAESAQS; translated from the coding sequence GTGACCGAAGAGCCGCGCTACCGTGCCCACGGGGGAGACCTGCACCGCCCCTACACCGCCGCCGACGACCGCTACGACGGCGCCGGCTTCCGCCCCGTCGGCACCTCGGGGCTGACTCTCCCGCCCATCTCGCTGGGGCTGTGGTGGAACTTCGGCGACAACATCCCCTTCGACAACCAGCGGGGCCTCCTCCGCCACGCCTTCGATCGGGGCATCACCCACTTCGATCTGGCGAACAACTACGGCCCGCCGTACGGCTCGGCCGAGACGAACTTCGGCCGGATGATGCGCGAGGACTTCGCGCCGTATCGCGACGAGCTCATCATCTCGTCGAAGGCCGGGTACGACATGTGGCACGGACCCTACGGCAACGGCGGGTCGCGCAAGTACATCCTCGCGAGCGCCGAGCAGTCGCTGAAGCGCATGAGCATCGACTACGTCGACATCTTCTACTCGCACCGCGTCGACCCGGACGTGCCCATCGAGGAGACCGTCGGCGCTCTGGACACGCTCGTGCGCCAGGGCAAGGCGCTCTACGTCGGCATCTCGTCGTACAGCGCGGAGCGCACGGCGGTCGCGGCATCCGTCGCCCGCTCGCTCGGCACCCCCCTCGTGATCCACCAGCCCGCGTACTCGATCCTCAACCGCTGGGTCGAGGACGGGCTGACCGGCATCCTGAAGCAGGAGGGGATGGGCGCGATCGCCTTCACGCCGCTCGCCCAGGGCCTCCTCACCGACAAGTACCTCGGCGGCGGTCCGGCCGAGCGCGCGCAGCAGCGGTCGTCGGTGCCGGACCGGTCGCTGTCGGAGAAGGGGCTCGCCAAGCTCCGCGGTCTCGACGTGATCGCCAAGGAGCGCGGGCAGACGCTGGCGCAGCTCGCGATCCAGTGGGTGCTGCGCGACCCGGTGGTCACCTCCGCGCTGATCGGGGCATCGCGCCCCGCGCAGCTCGACGAGAACCTCGCCGCGCTGGACGGCCCCGGCTTCACGACCGAGGAGCTCGAGCAGATCGACGCCCTCTCGGACGGCATCGACGTCGATCTCTGGGCGGAGTCGGCCCAGTCGTGA
- a CDS encoding phosphodiesterase, with protein MRTAEYPAPERILLHISDTHLRAGGSCLFDLVDAAERLARTLAVIEASGVRPDAVVFTGDLADLGERDAYAQLRALVEPFAARIGARVFWVMGNHDDRAVFRETLLDQVGALDPVDRVDELDGLRIVTLDSTVPGHHHGELRDEQLAWLAGVLATPAPLGTILAMHHPPVPSVLPLAASVELRDQSRLAAVLRGSDVRAVIAGHLHYSTFATFAGIPVSVASSTCYAQDLTVPTGGTRPQDGAQAFNLIHLYDDTVVHSVVPVDAPRALEHIDAVEAQRRLALAGVGPFSPARTDAPTEPIALPR; from the coding sequence ATGCGCACCGCGGAGTACCCGGCGCCCGAGCGGATTCTGCTGCATATCAGCGACACGCATCTGCGTGCCGGCGGCTCATGCCTGTTCGACCTCGTCGACGCCGCCGAGCGACTCGCGCGCACGCTCGCGGTGATCGAGGCGAGCGGCGTCCGCCCCGACGCGGTGGTGTTCACCGGCGACCTCGCCGATCTCGGCGAGCGGGATGCCTACGCCCAGCTGCGCGCGCTCGTCGAGCCGTTCGCGGCCCGGATCGGCGCCCGCGTGTTCTGGGTCATGGGCAACCACGACGACCGCGCGGTCTTCCGCGAGACACTGCTCGACCAGGTGGGGGCGCTCGATCCCGTCGACCGCGTCGACGAGCTCGACGGCCTGCGGATCGTCACGCTCGACTCGACCGTGCCGGGTCACCATCACGGGGAGCTGCGCGACGAGCAGCTCGCATGGCTCGCCGGGGTGCTGGCCACGCCCGCCCCGCTCGGCACGATCCTGGCGATGCACCACCCGCCTGTCCCGAGCGTCCTGCCGCTCGCGGCGAGCGTCGAGCTGCGCGACCAGTCGCGTCTGGCGGCGGTGCTCCGCGGCTCGGACGTGCGCGCCGTCATCGCGGGCCATCTGCACTACTCGACGTTCGCGACGTTCGCCGGGATCCCCGTGTCGGTCGCCTCATCCACCTGCTACGCGCAGGACCTCACGGTGCCGACGGGCGGAACCCGCCCGCAGGACGGTGCTCAGGCGTTCAATCTGATCCACCTCTACGACGACACCGTCGTCCACTCCGTGGTGCCCGTCGACGCGCCGCGCGCGCTCGAGCACATCGACGCCGTCGAGGCGCAGCGGCGCCTCGCCCTGGCCGGGGTCGGTCCGTTCAGCCCCGCGCGGACGGATGCGCCGACCGAGCCGATCGCTCTGCCGCGCTGA
- the rsmA gene encoding 16S rRNA (adenine(1518)-N(6)/adenine(1519)-N(6))-dimethyltransferase RsmA, whose translation MPVSLLGAAEIRALAADLDVTPTKKLGQNFVVDANTVRKIVHVAEVAPGDTVVEVGPGLGSLTLAILETGASVTAVEIDHRLAARLPATAAAHGVADGALTVVDADALRVTELPGDPTVLVANLPYNVSVPVLLHFLETFPGLERGVVMVQAEVGERLAAPPGSKVYGAPSVKAAWYGPWRLAGTVSRQVFWPVPNVDSVLVGFRRDPEPRGSEEERVRTFRIVDAAFQQRRKMLRQALSAVLGGTAAEASAVLESAGVAPTARGEELSIDDFVRIARALHS comes from the coding sequence ATGCCCGTGTCCCTGCTCGGAGCCGCCGAGATCCGCGCGCTCGCCGCCGACCTCGATGTCACCCCGACGAAGAAGCTCGGTCAGAACTTCGTGGTCGACGCCAACACGGTGCGCAAGATCGTCCACGTCGCCGAGGTCGCGCCCGGCGACACCGTCGTCGAGGTGGGGCCGGGTCTCGGCTCGCTCACCCTCGCGATCCTCGAGACCGGGGCGTCCGTCACCGCCGTCGAGATCGACCACCGCCTCGCCGCGCGCCTGCCGGCCACGGCGGCCGCGCACGGCGTCGCCGACGGCGCGCTCACGGTCGTCGACGCCGATGCGCTGCGGGTGACCGAGCTGCCGGGCGATCCCACGGTGCTGGTCGCGAACCTGCCGTACAACGTGAGCGTCCCGGTGCTGCTGCACTTCCTCGAGACCTTCCCGGGCCTCGAGCGCGGTGTGGTGATGGTGCAGGCCGAGGTGGGGGAGCGTCTCGCCGCACCTCCGGGCTCGAAGGTGTACGGCGCGCCCAGTGTGAAGGCCGCCTGGTACGGGCCGTGGCGGCTCGCCGGCACCGTCTCGCGCCAGGTGTTCTGGCCGGTGCCGAATGTCGACAGCGTGCTCGTGGGCTTCCGACGCGACCCCGAGCCGCGCGGCAGCGAGGAGGAGCGGGTCCGCACGTTCCGGATCGTCGACGCCGCGTTCCAGCAGCGCCGGAAGATGCTGCGCCAGGCGCTGTCCGCTGTCCTCGGCGGCACCGCGGCCGAGGCATCCGCGGTCCTCGAGAGCGCCGGCGTCGCGCCCACCGCACGCGGCGAGGAGCTCTCGATCGACGACTTCGTCCGGATCGCCCGCGCACTGCATTCCTAG
- a CDS encoding 4-(cytidine 5'-diphospho)-2-C-methyl-D-erythritol kinase, which produces MSEAVVTDRVHVRAPGKLNLFFEVGGVQDDGYHDVASAYQAVSLYESVWASHADDFTVTISGSVDIEGVPADDRNLAVRAARLVAQRIGHSGGVHLDIVKSVPVAGGMGGGSADAAAALVACDALWGAELGSSELHKLASRLGADVPFALMGGTAIGTGRGDQLSPALAKGRFDWVVVPSAEGLSTPEVYAHLDVLRAQHDIGTTGSAPAVEPGVLHALRAGDPVALAEHIRNDLQAAALSLRPGLRSTLELGERSGALAGLVSGSGPTLAFLAGDPESALELQVTLSAAGLEALHVHGPVAGARVLS; this is translated from the coding sequence GTGAGCGAAGCCGTCGTGACCGATCGCGTCCATGTGCGCGCGCCGGGCAAGCTGAACCTCTTCTTCGAGGTCGGCGGTGTCCAGGACGACGGATATCACGATGTCGCCTCGGCCTATCAGGCGGTATCGCTGTACGAGAGCGTGTGGGCGAGTCACGCCGACGACTTCACGGTGACCATCTCGGGATCGGTCGACATCGAGGGCGTCCCGGCCGACGACCGCAACCTCGCGGTGCGGGCGGCCCGGCTCGTCGCGCAGCGCATCGGTCACAGCGGCGGGGTGCACCTCGACATCGTCAAGAGCGTGCCGGTCGCGGGCGGCATGGGCGGCGGCTCCGCGGATGCCGCGGCCGCCCTGGTCGCGTGCGACGCGCTGTGGGGCGCAGAGCTCGGCAGCTCCGAGCTGCACAAGCTCGCCTCCCGGCTCGGAGCCGATGTGCCCTTCGCGCTCATGGGCGGGACGGCGATCGGGACCGGTCGCGGCGACCAGCTGAGTCCCGCCCTGGCGAAGGGCCGGTTCGACTGGGTCGTGGTGCCGTCGGCGGAGGGCCTGTCCACACCGGAGGTGTACGCGCATCTCGATGTGCTTCGCGCCCAGCACGACATCGGCACCACGGGGAGCGCGCCGGCCGTGGAACCGGGAGTCCTGCACGCGCTGCGCGCAGGCGATCCGGTGGCTCTCGCCGAGCACATCCGCAACGACCTGCAGGCGGCGGCGCTCTCGCTGCGTCCCGGGCTCCGGTCGACCCTCGAGCTGGGGGAGCGCTCGGGTGCGCTCGCCGGGCTGGTGTCGGGGTCCGGTCCTACGCTGGCATTCCTGGCCGGCGACCCCGAGTCCGCCCTCGAGCTGCAGGTCACCCTCTCGGCCGCCGGGCTCGAGGCGCTGCACGTGCACGGGCCCGTGGCGGGCGCGCGCGTCCTCAGCTGA
- a CDS encoding glycosyltransferase, which produces MTNALPRTHLTRFDPAGRLVRSSETSALFVLISVIATLGVVAYSLFLLNPENRGDVLPYLLVLVAESILVFQALLSMWTILSSGYEPRDFPYHEAKRLLLANADDDSLHLDGRVVLVDVFITVYGEELSTVRRTVEAAVALRGAHRTWVLDDGRSDAVKDSAAELGAWYVRRLSGNGAKAGNLNHALSIAKGDLFAVFDADFVPDPDFLIETVPFFTDENVAFVQTPQAYGNLTTVIARGAAFMQTVFYRFAQRGRNRFNAAFCVGTNVIFRRAAIDDIGGMHTDSKSEDVWTALSLHERGWRSIYIPDVLAVGDAPETIEAFSKQQLRWATGGFEILLTHNPLNPKRRLTGDQRIQYFVTATFYLTGICPLLLILVPPLEIYFDLRPMDLTITPLTWGLYYAGFYAMQILLAWFVVGSFRWETLTLSTVSFPIYTKALWNVITGKDVGWHVTGTATRRSPFNFIVPQLLFFVFLALTSVVAIWRDANHGSLTLATAWNVTNTLILAAFIGAALHEHRAAVHPRPAPAPAAEAAPSAVAPVTIVARPLPAPVLGGTGGAAVATDIVGPLRSTRTRAARGGS; this is translated from the coding sequence ATGACGAATGCACTTCCCCGCACCCATCTGACGCGATTCGACCCGGCCGGCCGGCTGGTGCGCAGCAGCGAGACCTCGGCCCTCTTCGTCCTCATCTCGGTCATCGCGACGCTCGGCGTCGTGGCGTACTCGCTCTTCCTTCTCAACCCGGAGAACCGCGGCGACGTCCTGCCGTACCTCCTCGTCCTCGTCGCGGAGTCGATCCTCGTCTTCCAGGCGCTGCTGTCGATGTGGACGATCCTGTCGTCGGGATACGAGCCTCGCGACTTCCCGTACCACGAGGCCAAGCGCCTGCTCCTGGCGAACGCCGACGACGACTCCCTGCACCTCGACGGGAGGGTCGTGCTCGTCGACGTCTTCATCACCGTCTACGGCGAGGAGCTCTCGACGGTGCGCCGCACCGTGGAGGCCGCGGTGGCTCTCCGGGGCGCCCATCGGACCTGGGTGCTCGACGACGGGCGGTCGGATGCCGTCAAGGACTCGGCCGCGGAGCTCGGGGCGTGGTACGTCCGCCGGCTGAGCGGCAACGGGGCGAAGGCGGGCAACCTCAACCACGCCCTCTCGATCGCGAAGGGCGACCTCTTCGCGGTCTTCGACGCCGATTTCGTCCCCGATCCCGACTTCCTAATCGAGACGGTCCCCTTCTTCACGGACGAGAATGTGGCGTTCGTGCAGACGCCGCAGGCCTACGGCAACCTCACGACCGTGATCGCGCGCGGCGCCGCCTTCATGCAGACGGTGTTCTACCGCTTCGCGCAGCGCGGCCGCAATCGCTTCAATGCGGCGTTCTGCGTCGGGACGAACGTCATCTTCCGGCGCGCGGCGATCGACGACATCGGCGGCATGCACACCGACTCCAAATCGGAGGACGTCTGGACGGCCCTCAGCCTCCATGAACGAGGGTGGCGTTCGATCTACATCCCCGACGTCCTCGCCGTGGGCGATGCCCCCGAGACGATCGAGGCGTTCAGCAAGCAGCAGCTGCGCTGGGCCACCGGCGGGTTCGAGATCCTGCTCACGCACAATCCGCTCAATCCGAAGCGCCGTCTCACCGGGGACCAGCGCATCCAGTACTTCGTCACCGCGACCTTCTACCTCACCGGGATCTGCCCGCTGCTGCTGATCCTCGTGCCGCCGCTCGAGATCTACTTCGATCTGCGCCCGATGGATCTCACGATCACACCGCTCACGTGGGGGCTGTACTACGCCGGGTTCTATGCGATGCAGATCCTCCTCGCATGGTTCGTGGTCGGCTCCTTCCGCTGGGAGACGCTGACCCTGTCGACCGTGTCGTTCCCGATCTACACGAAGGCGCTCTGGAACGTCATCACGGGGAAGGACGTCGGGTGGCACGTGACGGGCACCGCCACACGGCGGTCGCCCTTCAACTTCATCGTCCCGCAGCTGCTGTTCTTCGTCTTCCTGGCGCTGACCTCGGTCGTCGCCATCTGGCGGGATGCGAACCACGGCTCGCTGACCCTCGCGACGGCGTGGAACGTGACCAACACGCTCATCCTCGCCGCGTTCATCGGTGCGGCGCTGCACGAGCATCGCGCCGCCGTCCATCCGCGTCCCGCGCCCGCCCCGGCGGCGGAGGCCGCGCCGAGCGCTGTCGCCCCCGTGACGATCGTCGCCCGTCCCCTCCCCGCGCCGGTGCTCGGCGGGACCGGGGGCGCCGCGGTCGCGACGGACATCGTCGGCCCGCTCCGATCGACCCGCACGCGTGCGGCCCGAGGAGGTTCATGA
- a CDS encoding HlyD family efflux transporter periplasmic adaptor subunit, with amino-acid sequence MTWPNRIRLFFGLLVVLAIVAVCTIAFNQRQLRAESASASIVSQEYSVGSIYAGTVTEQLVRAGDTVKAGDTLFLVHSPLLARDLASESITESDLGVPVDPDGTLAVTSSVDGTVSEVFAPVGDFAQSGEVLAAIDRAQTLTVEAEFTLTSRDYGRMSDGTIVDLLLPDDRSIRGIVTEIDVETVDGLATSTVTIESAALKAQSLEGLYRPGTPVRATLHLRDDGPLSGVSDMLRDFREQVGL; translated from the coding sequence ATGACCTGGCCCAACCGGATCCGACTGTTCTTCGGACTCCTGGTCGTCCTCGCGATCGTCGCCGTGTGCACGATCGCGTTCAACCAGCGGCAGCTGCGCGCGGAGAGCGCGAGCGCGTCGATCGTGTCCCAGGAGTACTCCGTCGGCAGCATCTACGCGGGCACCGTCACCGAGCAGCTGGTGCGTGCGGGCGACACGGTCAAGGCGGGCGACACGCTCTTCCTCGTCCACAGTCCGCTCCTGGCGCGGGATCTCGCGTCGGAGTCGATCACCGAGAGCGACCTCGGCGTGCCCGTCGATCCCGACGGGACGCTGGCCGTCACGTCCTCGGTCGACGGCACCGTCTCGGAGGTGTTCGCGCCGGTCGGCGACTTCGCGCAGTCCGGCGAGGTGCTCGCCGCGATCGACCGCGCGCAGACCCTCACGGTCGAGGCCGAGTTCACCCTCACCTCGCGCGACTACGGCCGGATGAGCGACGGCACCATCGTCGACCTCCTGCTCCCCGACGACCGGTCCATCCGCGGCATCGTGACCGAGATCGACGTCGAGACCGTCGACGGACTGGCCACCTCGACGGTCACGATCGAGAGCGCCGCTCTCAAGGCGCAGTCGCTCGAAGGCCTCTACCGGCCGGGAACACCGGTCCGCGCGACCCTGCACCTGCGCGACGACGGTCCGCTGTCCGGAGTCTCCGACATGCTCCGCGACTTCCGCGAGCAGGTAGGCCTGTGA